A stretch of the Perca fluviatilis chromosome 17, GENO_Pfluv_1.0, whole genome shotgun sequence genome encodes the following:
- the zgc:162472 gene encoding mucin-4 isoform X6, translating into MFRRSRFSIRPNVVTAGRTAAAPQEAPSANQEANETPKDVSESSSTTTAVTDNKSVVTPSEKPAAPGDGNDQNGEGTSSSAAVQRRKRFSIKPKVAPGRPSTLARMPKSPLKAVSETPIEIPVSDLDKPTKSTLSGTIASPQRLQSPRRRRPSEDSKQPKTQPKSIIIPSDSSEPSAVPTAKDFLEQIHLPTDSGKELESTSGSQVEEVPSRLPDKVPPSLPDKEAIEISEKAKNLVSSKTGLSLSQPAFSLSRLLNDPSDLQRIAKAQKLRELLKQEMHKEKRIKRAKARVKEYTLDPAKMTMRDLIRYLPLSNPMTSSLEDATRENETVVPPSPVREDSPERAQEPVVLPKIASPREEAAAEAEAEEDADADAEEEQDDAVMVPQVKVAEDGSLIIDEESLTVEVQRAKGPNPAQDRDPIFERGSTTTYSSFRKGTYSKPWSSEETDMFFLAISMVGTDFSMICQLFPHRARSEIKNKFKKEERENAWRIDKAFRERRKLDIEYFSKLLEKILEVQKTRKKLKSLAEKKSPKKKENKKTKGKKASRKLSVVEEGDEEEQNEIPDLEEEGEKENDDLCNEGGTTVAKPQKKRKRKNKPDASTKEPNDKKNKTGENEQDEAYIPGDTEAALPEDCPKSDMSEKTDNVNESKDHIIKPAKLSRGRAPKPLLPLGRKWGKKKTPPSTKTNDTASDKEDESEIDGASKDQVNKDPSPLKQATKRKSANDDISSGEEDVTVQPPRPTRYGRVPKPTKPLNYPGKEATHSSETTPASPAGSTASAAMPKPKCTAKRGRSSKLQPAQESKKPKLVTLRASQSEYSDEEDEKQQEEEEVEEEHPACSSSNDSTAPVFVPASLRSPHPVISEVEETMEELDILANMPDVLGISQDVLCRDAFCERAQNEIGTAEPCEHQLDLLVDVIDFLSVENTEVSEDESYNEAAQTLLTIGNLAHLSQSAQNQIATQDDIKGTTPVSVNETSQHLEEEIAYCSKPAAQEENSATLMSATSVHGGPGNVTTVELQNRTTDTDAIPVIQSSDQRTGSDMDPTPQLHLSQESSKTNSPQTRRGCLTKVKPKPNLGQSSRTAQSKSQPETSTERTPEESHTVAPDLFQTTETLSAAEEIPTIADCSKTNVNVEISHFEVKHTSASTDEVIIYHVGTTESSCNNQVTSDSALTESQIGQWSNIDSAPVKESSDHSAPVEVLPVSQKEESEVPSTSQTRKSRFQKVKPKLNLAQTSRTVRSKLQTTKDTVKKDSNPTPNLKFTEKTGADVEAEPTCIISSEKQSPSHCPASAFIPSLVLGTSFTPTEELSTTEEKKTDVGVVGQVESGAATSYQSALENQNLSEAQFVPRREQATRDTTLTSESTDEVLMSHVGTTETSCNNPSPPESAVTESQIGPESNIDFAPVQESSKYPASCVLPVEVLPVSQKEESEVASTRQTRKSRFQKVRPNLNLSQTSRTVRCKPQTTKENVEKDSNPSPNPKFYEKAIAEVEAEPTCITSAEKPRLSPGPTSDFIPSMHLGSTLTPTEERSTTEEKKTDIGVVCQVESNTATSDQSASENQNLSETQLEPRREQATRDTMLKSESIDEVLMCHVGTTESSCNNPLTSDSAVTESQIGQESNIDSVPVQESSNYPASCVTRVEELPVSQKEDREVASTSQTKKSRFQKVKPNLNLAQTSRAVRSKLQTTKGIGEKDSNATLKKIAKYEGEPTCITSPEKPSQSPCTASDLIPSLDLETTFTPTEELSTTDAKKRDVGVVGQLESGATKSHQSPSESQNLSKAHFEPSKEQATRDSTQTLESKDEKPMSHVGTTESSCNNPLTSDSALTESQVGHGSNIDSVQESSDHPAPCVTPVEELPASQKEKSKVVSTCQTTRGLLQKVKPILPQTSRTVRSKAQTTKDPFTPLQLPEIRSSPTLTSESTDKTKAEVEAQPTCSTTPPEKPSQLKSTGSLLVSVPSLELCSTHKSTEELCSTEEQKIDVRCRLDSKSEGSEQNVPQRRRHFPKVKHKPNLGSAPRTTFTKLPLKDVSKPSEQCHMDTSLTFEQRPEDNNNAQTELELAETDSRTSTHCSLHTEPLSSTMLEGPAESEKSLDNTNYKGTSSDNVVIATSWVAENQSVLTNSVLTQSSEKATVEGETTGGKTSNNDVVAGPASQWDRKQGMSIRDTNTQPTDDPTAVSDVHTSEDGSTESKIEFKPPTNTQSTSDPKISTQQPLSENDSEAQSQDAVQLCSETTDTNQTAAQRTDDNQSTPTDSPSRKAPQTCRGQLIKPKPNLGRSSRPAQPQQIQKTKQAEADFGTCSEGVDSSVCHKLVSERRPDIQEPVEGAIEQCSNQNPSPSDAGSSLGCLTQVIEQLSQDDPPPNVAGSSLGCVENVTQDASTSSTGGTKSHPSLNTILPDMLLQQEPLDADEPFFILSLTEIPVCSLGEVVDSVPEPLPYLPVTEASIEQQSVPGESLAAAGDGLLSNVAVPVFMEESGETGLINAIDIGPDPAADIGSIMENPVDPHEKNDETEIPPAKQRLMDTHRRAKLQVKPNTTKRKQACKTLAAKEAESMPIQTNTTQHSELPGPSVQPNVFDDDVTEPQKGSDGHVDFKKETLTGGEDPEDSSLGTQTTRTRRASSRNRKAKGSLSLTSEMNNAAPASDSPPGKEAPKGRKVKTPGAAGKPSTPAPGVSTSYDVAPTPSQTQPTQETRSTSSTTSPTQTEVDAEQTSEHSPLCSDTSPSTSLCPAEVRKVSASQQSVESSSIEEEPTSVSQYFLSDIFTDVTTEKNDETEIPPAAQTGMDTHRREPDKLQVKPNTTKRKQACKTLAAKEAESIPIQTNTTQHSELPGPSEQPNIFDDDVTEPQKGSDGHVDVKKETLTGGEDPEDSSLGTQTTRTRWASSRNRKAKGSLSLTSEMNNAAPASDSPPGKEAPKGRKVKTPGAAGKPSTPAPGASTSYDVAPTPSQTQLTQETRSTSSTTSPTQTEVDAEQTSEHSPLCSDTSPSTSLCPAEVSASQQSVESSSIEEEPTSVSQYFLSDIFTEVTTEKNDETEIPPAAQTGMDTHRRAKLQVKPNTTKRKQACKTLAAKEAESMPIQTNTTRHSELPGPSVQPKVFDDDVTEPQKGSDGHVDFKKETLTGGEDPEDSSLGTQTTRTRRASSRNRKAKGSLSLTSETNNAAPASDSPPGKEAPKGRKVKTPGAAGKPSTPAPGVSTSYDVAPTPSQTQLTQETRSTSSTTSPTQTEVDAEQTSEHSPLCSDTSPSTSLCPAEVRKVSASQQSVESSSIEEEPTSVSQYFLSDIFTDVEEG; encoded by the exons ATGTTTCGCCGGTCAAGATTTAGCATTCGGCCTAATGTTGTTACGGCAGGGAGAACAGCAGCAGCACCTCAGGAAGCCCCTTCAGCAAATCAGGAGGCCAATGAGACCCCCAAGGACGTCAGTGAGAGCAGCAGCACTACTACTGCTGTGACAGATAACAAGTCTGTTGTGACCCCATCAGAAAAACCTGCAGCCCCAGG GGATGGTAATGACCAAAATGGGGAAGGTACCAGCTCCTCAGCAGCAGTCCAGAGAAGGAAGCGGTTTTCCATCAAGCCTAAAGTGGCACCAGGTCGCCCCTCCACCCTTGCTCGGATGCCAAAATCCCCTCTCAAGGCAGTCTCTGAAACTCCTATTGAAATCCCTGTCTCAGACCTTGACAAGCCAACTAAATCCACCCTATCTGGGACTATAGCATCCCCTCAGAGACTCCAGTCCCCAAGGCGACGGAGGCCTTCAGAAGACAGCAAGCAACCCAAAACGCAACCTAAATCCATCATCATCCCTTCTGACAGTTCAGAACCTTCAGCTGTTCCTACAGCTAAGGACTTTCTAGAACAAATCCATCTGCCGACAGACAGTGGCAAAGAATTGGAAAGCACTTCAGGAAGTCAAGTTGAAGAAGTTCCTTCAAGACTACCGGATAAAGTCCCCCCGTCTCTCCCAGACAAAGAAGCTATTGAGATATCGGAGAAAGCCAAGAATCTAGTGTCATCTAAGACTGGGCTTTCACTGTCACAACCAGCGTTCTCCTTGAGTAGGCTCCTGAATGACCCATCAGACTTACAGAGGATAGCAAAGGCCCAAAAACTCAGAGAGTTGCTCAAACAGGAGATGCACAAAGAAAAG AGAATCAAGAGAGCTAAGGCACGTGTAAAGGAATATACCCTAGATCCTGCTAAAATGACCATGAGGGACCTTATCCGTTATCTACCACTGTCTAACCCCATGAC ATCTAGTTTAGAAGACGCAACTCGAGAGAATGAGACGGTGGTCCCACCTTCTCCAGTAAGAGAAGA TTCCCCAGAGAGAGCACAGGAACCTGTGGTCCTCCCTAAAATAGCAAGCCCGAGGGAGGAGGCAGCGGCAGAGGCCGAGGCAGAGGAAGATGCAGATGCAGAtgcagaggaagagcaggatGATGCCGTAATGGTTCCTCAGGTCAAAGTAGCAGAGGATGGCTCACTGATCATTGATGAAGAAAG CTTGACAGTGGAAGTCCAGCGAGCCAAAGGGCCAAACCCAGCACAGGATCGAGACCCCATCTTTGAGCGTGGCTCCACTACAACTTACTCAAGCTTCAGGAAAGGGACCTATTCGAAACCCTGGTCCAGTGAAG AGACAGACATGTTCTTCTTGGCAATTAGCATGGTGGGGACAGACTTTTCAATGATTTGTCAACTGTTTCCTCACAGAGCTCGATCAGAGATAAAG aacaaatttaaaaaagaagagcGAGAGAATGCCTGGAGGATTGACAAAGCTTTCA GAGAGAGGCGCAAACTGGACATAGAGTATTTTTCTAAGCTGCTAGAGAAGATTCTGGAAGTTCAAAAAACCCGGAAGAAACTAAAGTCACTCGCTGAGAAGAAATCTCccaagaagaaagaaaataaaaagacaaagg GCAAAAAAGCTTCAAGGAAGCTGAGTGTCGTGGAGGAGGGAGATGAGGAAGAGCAGAATGAAATTCCTGActtggaggaggagggagagaaagagaatgacGACCTCTGTAATGAGGGAGGAACCACTGTTGCTAAACCTCAGAAGAAACGTAAAAGAAAGAATAAACCGGATGCTTCGACTAAGGAACCAAAtgacaagaaaaataaaacgGGTGAAAATGAACAAG ATGAGGCCTACATACCCGGAGACACTGAGGCAGCACTTCCTGAGGACTGTCCAAAATCAGACAT GTCTGAAAAGACTGACAATGTGAATGAATCCAAGGACCACATTATCAAGCCAGCTAAACTCTCCCGAGGCAGAGCACCAAAACCACTACTACCTTTGGGCCGGAagtggggtaaaaaaaaaacaccaccctCCACAAAGACCAATGATACGGCATCAGATAAAGAGGACGAGAGTGAGATTGATGGGGCCTCTAAAGACCAG GTAAATAAAGATCCATCACCCTTAAAGCAAGCCACTAAGAGGAAGTCAGCCAATGATGACATTTCCTCTGGTGAAGAGGATGTCACAGTTCAACCTCCGAGACCTACCAG GTATGGGAGAGTGCCTAAACCCACCAAACCCTTGAATTACCCTGGGAAAGAGGCTACACACTCATCTGAAACCACTCCTGCCTCACCAGCTGGGTCCACTGCTTCTGCTGCCATGCCTAAACCCAAATGCACAGCTAAGAGGGGACGATCATCAAAGCTACAACCAGCCCAAGAGTCCAAAAAGCCTAAACTAGTCACCCTCCGGGCTTCTCAGTCAGAATACAGTGATGAGGAGGATGAAAAGCagcaagaagaggaagaggtggaggaggagcacCCTGCATGTAGCTCCAGTAATGACAGCACTGCCCCTGTGTTTGTGCCTGCCAGCCTGCGCTCCCCACATCCTGTAATTTCAGAAGTGGAAGAGACTATGGAGGAG CTTGATATCTTGGCCAATATGCCTGATGTGTTGGGCATCTCCCAAGATGTACTGTGCCGTGATGCCTTTTGCGAGCGGGCACAAAATGAGATAGGCACAGCTGAACCCTGTGAACATCAGCTGGACCTGCTTGTT GATGTTATCGACTTCCTTTCTGTAGAAAACACAGAAG TATCTGAGGACGAGAGCTACAACGAGGCTGCTCAAACCCTGTTGACCATCGGCAACCTGGCTCACCTCTCTCAGTCAGCACAGAATCAAATAGCCACTCAAGATGACATAAAAG GGACAACACCAGTCAGTGTGAATGAAACCAGCCAACATCTGGAAGAAGAGATTGCCTACTGCTCAAAGCCTGCTGCACAGGAGGAAAACAGTGCCACTCTTATGTCTGCAACTTCTGTTCATGGAGGCCCAGGAAATGTTACCACTGTGGAGCTACAAAACCGCACAACAGACACTGATGCCATCCCTGTTATTCAATCCAGTGATCAGAGGACAGGTTCTGATATGGACCCAACCCCTCAATTGCACTTAAGTCAAGAGAGCTCAAAGACCAATTCTCCACAAACCAGAAGAGGATGCTTAACCAAGGTAAAACCAAAACCTAACCTAGGCCAATCCTCAAGAACTGCTCAGTCAAAGTCCCAACCAGAGACTTCAACAGAAAGGACACCTGAAGAGAGCCACACAGTAGCTCCTGACCTTTTTCAAACCACTGAGACACTATCCGCTGCAGAGGAAATCCCTACAATAGCAGACTGTagtaaaacaaatgtaaatgttgaaatttctCATTTTGAAGTCAAACATACATCTGCATCTACAGATGAAGTAATTATTTATCATGTTGGGACAACTGAGAGTAGCTGTAATAATCAGGTGACATCCGACTCAGCACTCACAGAATCACAGATTGGACAATGGTCAAACATAGACTCTGCCCCAGTCAAAGAGAGCAGCGACCATTCTGCACCGGTAGAAGTGTTACCTGTCAGTCAGAAAGAAGAGAGTGAAGTCCCATCTACTAGCCAGACCAGGAAGAGTCGATTCCAGAAAGTCAAACCCAAACTCAACCTAGCACAGACATCAAGGACCGTACGTTCTAAACTTCAAACCACAAAAGACACTGTAAAGAAAGACTCCAACCCAACTCCAAACCTCAAATTCACTGAAAAAACAGGAGCAGATGTTGAAGCAGAGCCAACTTGCATCATCTCTTCAGAAAAACAAAGTCCAAGTCACTGTCCTGCTTCAGCTTTTATACCGTCGTTGGTTTTAGGGACTTCTTTTACACCCACAGAGGAACTGTCTACAACGGAGGAGAAAAAGACAGATGTTGGAGTTGTTGGTCAGGTAGAATCAGGTGCAGCAACATCATATCAGAGTGCTTTAGAAAACCAGAACCTCTCTGAAGCTCAGTTTGTACCCAGAAGGGAACAGGCTACCAGAGACACAACCCTAACATCTGAATCCACAGATGAAGTACTGATGTCTCATGTTGGGACAACTGAGACTAGCTGTAATAATCCGTCGCCACCAGAATCAGCAGTCACAGAATCGCAGATTGGACCAGAGTCAAACATAGACTTTGCCCCAGTCCAAGAGAGCAGCAAATATCCTGCTTCATGTGTTTTGCCTGTAGAAGTGTTACCTGTCAGtcagaaagaagaaagtgaaGTCGCATCTACTCGCCAGACCAGGAAGAGTCGATTCCAGAAAGTCAGACCCAATCTCAACCTATCACAGACATCAAGGACTGTACGTTGTAAACCTCAAAccacaaaagaaaatgtagaGAAAGACTCCAACCCATCTCCAAACCCCAAATTCTATGAAAAAGCAATAGCAGAGGTTGAAGCAGAGCCAACTTGCATCACCTCTGCTGAAAAACCAAGATTAAGTCCTGGTCCCACTTCAGATTTTATACCATCAATGCATTTAGGGTCTACTCTTACACCCACAGAGGAACGGTCTACAACTGAGGAGAAAAAGACAGATATTGGAGTTGTTTGTCAGGTAGAATCCAATACAGCAACATCAGATCAAAGTGCCTCAGAAAACCAGAACCTCTCTGAAACTCAGCTTGAACCCAGGAGGGAACAGGCCACCAGAGACACAATGCTAAAATCTGAGTCCATAGATGAAGTACTGATGTGTCATGTTGGGACAACAGAAAGTAGTTGTAATAATCCGCTTACATCTGACTCAGCAGTCACAGAATCACAGATTGGACAAGAGTCAAACATAGACTCTGTCCCAGTCCAAGAGAGCAGCAACTATCCTGCTTCATGTGTTACACGTGTAGAAGAGTTACCTGTCAGTCAGAAAGAAGATAGAGAAGTCGCATCTACTAGCCAGACCAAAAAGAGTCGATTCCAGAAAGTAAAACCCAATCTCAACCTAGCACAGACATCAAGGGCTGTACGTTCTAAACTTCAAACCACAAAAGGCATCGGCGAGAAAGACTCCAACGCAACTCTAAAAAAAATAGCAAAGTATGAAGGAGAGCCAACTTGCATCACCTCTCCTGAAAAACCAAGTCAAAGTCCCTGTACTGCTTCAGATTTGATACCATCGTTGGATTTAGAGACTACTTTTACACCCACAGAGGAACTGTCTACAACTGATGCAAAAAAGAGAGACGTTGGAGTTGTTGGTCAGTTAGAATCAGGTGCAACAAAATCACATCAGAGTCCCTCAGAAAGCCAGAACCTTTCTAAAGCCCATTTTGAACCCAGTAAGGAACAGGCCACCAGAGATTCAACGCAAACATTGGAGTCCAAAGATGAAAAACCGATGTCTCATGTTGGGACAACTGAGAGTAGCTGTAATAATCCGCTGACATCTGACTCCGCACTCACAGAATCACAAGTTGGACACGGGTCAAACATAGACTCTGTCCAAGAGAGCAGCGACCATCCTGCGCCATGTGTTACACCTGTAGAAGAGTTACCTGCCAGTCAGAAAGAAAAGAGTAAAGTCGTATCTACTTGCCAGACTACAAGAGGCCTATTACAAAAAGTCAAACCCATTTTACCACAGACATCAAGAACCGTGCGGTCTAAGGCTCAAACCACAAAAGACCCTTTCACTCCCTTGCAACTCCCGGAGATACGCTCGAGCCCTACATTAACGTCTGAATCCACTGACAAGACAAAAGCAGAGGTAGAAGCACAACCAACTTGCAGTACCACCCCTCCTGAAAAACCAAGCCAGCTTAAAAGTACTGGCTCTCTCTTAGTGTCAGTACCATCATTGGAATTATGTTCTACTCATAAAAGCACAGAGGAATTATGTTCAACTGAGGAGCAAAAGATAGATGTCAGATGCAGATTAGACTCCAAGTCAGAGGGCTCAGAACAAAATGTTCCTCAAAGAAGGCGACACTTTCCAAAGGTCAAACACAAACCCAATTTAGGATCCGCTCCTCGAACTACATTCACAAAACTGCCGTTAAAAGATGTCAGTAAACCTTCAGAACAGTGCCATATGGACACTTCTTTAACCTTTGAACAACGGCCTGAGGACAATAACAATGCACAAACAGAACTGGAACtcgcagagacagacagcaggacATCAACACATTGTTCATTACATACAGAACCTCTCAGCTCAACAATGTTAGAAGGACCTGCAGAGTCAGAGAAGTCACTAGACAACACAAATTATAAGGGTACGTCCTCTGATAACGTCGTCATAGCAACATCTTGGGTTGCTGAGAATCAGTCTGTGTTGACAAACTCAGTTCTGACTCAGAGTAGTGAAAAAGCCACAGTTGAAGGGGAAACCACAGGGGGCAAAACGTCAAATAATGATGTGGTGGCTGGACCTGCTTCACAATGGGACCGCAAACAGGGCATGTCCATTAGAGATACAAATACCCAACCAACCGATGATCCAACTGCCGTTTCAGATGTCCATACTTCAGAAGATGGTTCAACAGAGTCAAAAATTGAATTTAAACCCCCGACTAACACACAGTCCACATCAGATCCAAAAATAAGCACTCAGCAGCCACTTTCAGAGAATGACTCTGAGGCACAAAGTCAAGATGCAGTCCAACTTTGTTCTGAAACCACAGATACTAATCAAACAGCTGCCCaaag GACTGATGATAATCAGTCAACGCCAACTGACTCTCCCTCAAGAAAAGCTCCCCAGACTTGTAGAGGCCAGCTTATTAAACCAAAACCCAACCTGGGACGCAGCAGCCGACCTGCACAACCTCAACAAatccagaaaacaaaacaagcagaAGCAG ATTTTGGTACTTGCTCAGAGGGTGTGGATTCTTCGGTTTGCCACAAACTTGTGTCTGAACGTCGACCTGACATCCAGGAACCAGTAGAGGGAGCTATTGAACAGTGCAGTAACCAAAATCCCTCTCCAAGTGATGCTGGGTCTTCGCTGGGATGCTTGACACAAGTTATTGAGCAACTGAGTCAAGATGACCCCCCTCCAAATGTTGCTGGATCCTCTCTGGGTTGTGTAGAAAATGTTACTCAG GATGCATCAACATCAAGTACAGGAGGGACTAAAAGTCATCCAAGTCTCAATACAATATTGCCAGACA TGCTGTTGCAGCAGGAGCCTTTAGATGCAGATGAACCGTTCTTCATCCTCTCTCTGACTGAGATCCCAGTCTGCTCATTAGGGGAGGTTGTGGACAGTGTGCCTGAGCCCCTCCCTTATCTTCCTGTAACAGAAGCGTCAATAGAGCAACAGAG TGTTCCCGGAGAGAGTTTGGCAGCAGCTGGCGACGGGCTCCTGTCTAATGTCGCTGTGCCTGTGTTCATGGAGGAGAGTGGTGAGACAGGCCTCATCAATGCAATAGATATTGGGCCTGACCCAGCTGCAGATATA GGTTCGATCATGGAGAATCCAGTGGATCCACATG agaaAAATGATGAGACTGAAATTCCCCCTGCAAAGCAGAGACTAATGGACACTCATAGAAGAG CCAAACTGCAGGTTAAGCCCAATACTACCAAGAGGAAACAAGCCTGCAAGACCCTCGCTGCCAAGGAAGCAGAGTCGATGCCCATTCAGACAAACACCACTCAGCACTCAGAGCTTCCTGGGCCTTCTGTGCAGCCAAACGTCTTTGATGACGATGTCACTGAGCCACAGAAAGGAAGTGATGGTCATGTGGACTTTAAAAAGGAGACTCTGACGGGTGGTGAGGACCCTGAGGATAGCAGCTTAGGAACACAAACTACAAGGACTAGGCGGGCTAGTAGTCGGAATAG AAAAGCCAAAGGCTCCCTTTCCCTAACTTCTGAGATGAACAACGCTGCCCCTGCAAGCGATTCTCCACCTGGTAAAGAGGCTCCCAAGGGCCGTAAGGTCAAAACTCCAGGTGCAGCAGGAAAACCATCTACCCCAGCACCTGGTGTCTCAACATCGTATGATGTCGCTCCCACACCCAGTCAGACACAGCCGACCCAGGAAACCCGCTCAACATCTTCTACCACATCACCAACACAAACAGAGGTGGACGCCGAACAGACTTCTGAGCACAGCCCACTATGCTCAGACACAAGTCCTAGCACTTCTCTGTGTCCTGCTGAGGTAAGAAAG GTCTCAGCTTCTCAGCAAAGTGTGGAGAGCAGCTCTATAGAGGAGGAGCCCACCAGTGTGTCTCAGTACTTCTTAAGTGACATTTTTACAGACGTGACTACAGAGAAAAATGATGAGACTGAAATTCCCCCTGCAGCGCAGACAGGAATGGACACTCATAGAAGAG AACCAGACAAACTGCAGGTTAAGCCCAATACTACCAAGAGGAAACAAGCCTGCAAGACCCTCGCTGCCAAGGAAGCAGAGTCGATCCCCATTCAGACAAACACCACTCAGCACTCGGAGCTTCCTGGGCCTTCTGAGCAGCCAAACATCTTTGATGACGATGTCACTGAGCCACAGAAAGGAAGTGATGGTCATGTGGACGTTAAAAAGGAGACTCTGACGGGTGGTGAGGACCCTGAGGATAGCAGCTTAGGAACACAAACTACAAGGACTAGGTGGGCTAGTAGTCGGAACAG AAAAGCCAAAGGCTCCCTTTCCCTAACTTCTGAGATGAACAACGCTGCCCCTGCAAGCGATTCTCCACCTGGTAAAGAGGCTCCCAAGGGCCGTAAGGTCAAAACTCCAGGTGCAGCAGGAAAACCATCTACCCCAGCACCTGGTGCCTCAACATCGTATGATGTCGCTCCCACACCCAGTCAGACACAGCTGACCCAGGAAACCCGCTCAACATCTTCTACCACATCACCAACACAAACAGAGGTGGATGCCGAACAGACTTCTGAGCACAGCCCACTATGCTCAGACACAAGTCCTAGCACTTCTCTGTGTCCTGCTGAG GTCTCAGCTTCTCAGCAAAGTGTGGAGAGCAGCTCTATAGAGGAGGAGCCCACCAGTGTGTCTCAGTACTTCTTAAGTGACATTTTTACAGAAGTGACTACAGAGAAAAATGATGAGACTGAAATTCCCCCTGCAGCGCAGACAGGAATGGACACTCATAGAAGAG CCAAACTGCAGGTTAAGCCCAATACTACCAAGAGGAAACAAGCCTGCAAGACCCTCGCTGCCAAGGAAGCAGAGTCGATGCCCATTCAGACAAACACCACTCGGCACTCAGAGCTTCCTGGGCCTTCTGTGCAGCCAAAAGTCTTTGATGACGATGTCACTGAGCCACAGAAAGGAAGTGATGGTCATGTGGACTTTAAAAAGGAGACTCTGACGGGTGGTGAGGACCCTGAGGATAGCAGCTTAGGAACACAAACTACAAGGACTAGGCGGGCTAGTAGTCGGAATAG AAAAGCCAAAGGCTCCCTTTCCCTGACTTCTGAGACGAACAACGCTGCCCCTGCAAGCGATTCTCCACCTGGTAAAGAGGCTCCCAAGGGCCGTAAGGTCAAAACTCCAGGTGCAGCAGGAAAACCATCTACCCCAGCACCTGGTGTCTCAACATCGTATGACGTCGCTCCCACACCCAGTCAGACACAGCTGACCCAGGAAACCCGCTCAACATCTTCTACCACATCACCAACACAAACAGAGGTGGATGCCGAACAGACTTCTGAGCACAGCCCACTATGCTCAGACACAAGTCCTAGCACTTCTCTGTGTCCTGCTGAGGTAAGAAAG GTCTCAGCTTCTCAGCAAAGTGTGGAGAGCAGCTCTATAGAGGAGGAGCCCACCAGTGTGTCTCAGTACTTCTTAAGTGACATTTTTACAGACGTGGAAGAGGGTTGA